The following coding sequences are from one Streptomyces sp. V3I7 window:
- a CDS encoding helix-turn-helix transcriptional regulator codes for MTSTAATSRELPHPERDEIRLEGVLHALSDPLRLQIVRELATDGDELSCSAFDLPVTKSTTTHHFRVLRESGVIRQVYRGTAKLNGLRRDDLEDLFPGLLDSVLAAAERQAVGLGDGG; via the coding sequence GTGACCAGTACCGCCGCGACCAGCCGCGAGCTCCCGCACCCCGAGCGCGACGAGATCCGCCTCGAAGGCGTGCTGCACGCGCTGTCCGACCCGCTGCGACTGCAGATCGTGCGAGAGCTCGCCACCGACGGTGACGAGCTCTCCTGCTCCGCCTTCGATCTCCCGGTCACCAAGTCGACCACCACGCACCACTTCCGGGTGCTGCGCGAGAGCGGAGTGATCCGGCAGGTCTACCGGGGCACGGCCAAGCTGAACGGCCTGCGCAGGGACGACCTAGAGGACCTCTTTCCCGGGCTGCTCGACAGCGTCCTCGCCGCCGCCGAGCGGCAGGCCGTCGGCCTCGGTGACGGCGGCTGA
- a CDS encoding NADH:flavin oxidoreductase/NADH oxidase yields MSALFEPYTLRDVTIPNRVWMPPMCQYSAAPEGPLAGAPNDWHFAHYAARATGGTGLIIVEATAVSPEGRISPYDLGIWNDTQVEAFRRITRFLSEQGTVPGIQIAHSGRKASTDQPWKGGEPVGPEAHGWQPLGPSPVAFADGHPVPDELTVEQIKEIVGQFVAAARRALDAGFEVAELHGAHGYLIHSFLSPHSNHRTDAYGGSYENRTRFALEVVDAVREVWPKDKPLFFRISATDWLEENGWTPDDTVRFASELHAHGVDLLDVSTGGNASGVRIPTGPGYQVPFAARVKAGTPMPVAAVGLITEVEQAEKIVANGEADAVLLGRELLRSPSWARQAARELGADVRVPEQYHRSV; encoded by the coding sequence GTGAGCGCGCTCTTCGAGCCGTACACCCTGCGTGACGTGACCATCCCCAACCGGGTCTGGATGCCACCGATGTGCCAGTACTCGGCGGCCCCCGAGGGTCCGCTGGCCGGCGCTCCGAACGACTGGCACTTCGCCCACTACGCGGCGCGCGCCACCGGCGGCACCGGCCTGATCATCGTCGAGGCCACCGCTGTCTCGCCCGAGGGCCGGATCTCGCCGTACGACCTGGGCATCTGGAACGACACCCAGGTGGAGGCGTTCCGGCGGATCACGCGCTTCCTGTCCGAGCAGGGCACGGTGCCCGGCATCCAGATCGCGCACAGCGGCCGCAAGGCCTCGACGGACCAGCCCTGGAAGGGCGGCGAGCCGGTGGGCCCCGAGGCGCACGGCTGGCAGCCGCTGGGCCCGAGCCCGGTGGCATTCGCCGACGGCCACCCCGTCCCGGACGAACTGACCGTGGAGCAGATCAAGGAGATCGTCGGCCAGTTCGTGGCCGCGGCCCGCCGCGCGCTCGACGCCGGTTTCGAGGTCGCCGAGCTGCACGGCGCCCACGGCTACCTGATCCACTCGTTCCTCTCTCCGCACTCCAACCACCGCACCGACGCCTACGGCGGCTCGTACGAGAACCGCACGCGCTTTGCGCTCGAGGTCGTCGACGCCGTACGGGAAGTGTGGCCAAAGGACAAGCCGCTGTTCTTCCGTATCTCCGCGACCGACTGGCTGGAGGAGAACGGCTGGACCCCGGACGACACCGTGCGCTTCGCGAGCGAGCTGCACGCGCATGGCGTCGACCTCCTGGACGTCTCCACCGGCGGAAACGCCTCCGGCGTCCGCATCCCGACCGGCCCGGGCTATCAGGTCCCGTTCGCCGCGCGGGTGAAGGCCGGGACGCCGATGCCGGTCGCCGCGGTCGGCCTGATCACGGAGGTCGAGCAGGCGGAGAAGATCGTGGCCAACGGCGAGGCCGACGCGGTACTGCTGGGCCGTGAGCTGCTGCGCAGCCCGTCCTGGGCGCGGCAGGCGGCGCGGGAGCTCGGGGCCGATGTGCGGGTGCCGGAGCAGTATCACCGGTCCGTGTGA
- a CDS encoding nucleobase:cation symporter-2 family protein gives MASSAPDRIAGPAGPPGSTDPVHPVDQVPPVRQLAAFGLQHVLAMYAGAVAVPLIVGSAMKLPPADLAYLITADLLVCGIATLIQCVGFWRFGVRLPIMQGCTFAAVSPMVLIGTTGGGLPAIYGSVIVAGLAIVLLAPVFGRLLRFFPPLVTGTVILIIGISLLPVAANWAAGGVGSPDFGEPRNLALAAFVLAVVVGVQRFAPAFLSRVAVLAGIAVGLAVAVPFGFTDFGPVGEADWVGISTPFHFGAPEFRASAIASMLVVALVTMTETTGDLIAVGELTGRKVEPRPLADGLRADGLSTVLGGVFNTFPYTAYAQNVGLVGMTRVRSRWVVAAAGGILVLLGLLPKLGAVVAAVPAPVLGGAGLVMFGTVAASGLRTLAQVDFKGNNNLTVVAVSVAVGMLPVGVPTVYEKFPDWFQTVMNSGISAGCLTAVVLNLLFNPPESKARSAAVTEADGLPLGGGEDAVEQPGKEVL, from the coding sequence ATGGCCTCGTCCGCCCCGGACCGGATAGCCGGTCCCGCCGGTCCCCCCGGCTCCACCGATCCCGTCCATCCCGTCGACCAGGTGCCGCCCGTACGGCAGTTGGCCGCCTTCGGGCTCCAGCATGTGCTCGCGATGTACGCGGGCGCGGTCGCGGTTCCGCTGATCGTGGGCAGCGCGATGAAGCTGCCGCCGGCGGATCTGGCGTATCTCATCACCGCCGATCTGCTGGTGTGCGGCATCGCGACGCTCATCCAGTGCGTGGGCTTCTGGCGGTTCGGCGTACGGCTGCCGATCATGCAGGGCTGTACGTTCGCCGCGGTGTCGCCGATGGTGCTCATCGGCACGACGGGCGGCGGACTGCCCGCGATCTACGGCTCGGTGATCGTCGCGGGGCTGGCGATCGTGCTGCTCGCGCCGGTCTTCGGGCGGCTGCTGCGCTTCTTCCCGCCCCTCGTCACCGGCACCGTGATCCTGATCATCGGCATCTCGCTGCTCCCCGTCGCGGCCAACTGGGCCGCGGGCGGCGTCGGTTCGCCGGACTTCGGGGAGCCGAGGAACCTGGCGCTCGCGGCGTTCGTGCTCGCGGTGGTCGTCGGGGTGCAGCGGTTCGCACCCGCGTTCCTGAGCCGCGTCGCGGTGCTCGCCGGCATCGCCGTCGGGCTCGCGGTGGCCGTTCCTTTCGGGTTCACGGACTTCGGCCCGGTCGGCGAAGCGGACTGGGTCGGGATCAGCACGCCGTTCCACTTCGGCGCGCCTGAATTCCGCGCCTCGGCGATCGCGTCGATGCTGGTCGTGGCGCTGGTGACGATGACCGAGACGACCGGTGACCTGATCGCGGTCGGTGAGCTGACCGGGCGGAAGGTCGAGCCGCGCCCCCTGGCAGACGGGCTGCGCGCCGACGGGCTGTCGACCGTCCTCGGCGGGGTGTTCAACACCTTCCCATACACGGCGTACGCGCAGAACGTGGGCCTGGTCGGGATGACGCGGGTACGCAGCCGCTGGGTGGTCGCCGCCGCCGGCGGCATCCTCGTGCTGCTCGGTCTGCTGCCCAAGCTGGGCGCGGTGGTGGCGGCGGTTCCCGCCCCCGTCCTGGGCGGTGCGGGTCTGGTGATGTTCGGGACGGTCGCGGCGAGCGGGCTGCGGACGCTGGCCCAGGTCGACTTCAAGGGCAACAACAACCTGACGGTGGTGGCCGTTTCGGTGGCCGTCGGCATGCTGCCGGTCGGGGTGCCGACGGTGTACGAGAAGTTCCCGGACTGGTTCCAGACGGTGATGAACAGCGGCATCAGCGCGGGCTGTCTGACGGCGGTCGTACTGAACCTGCTGTTCAACCCGCCGGAATCGAAGGCCCGTTCAGCCGCCGTCACCGAGGCCGACGGCCTGCCGCTCGGCGGCGGCGAGGACGCTGTCGAGCAGCCCGGGAAAGAGGTCCTCTAG
- a CDS encoding HAD family hydrolase, translating to MTAVLLDFSGTLFRAESAESWLRAVLTEAGIALPESELVQTARTLESVGALPGGAYPDEIPEDLAEVWADRDRNSEAHRAAYTGLARRVPLPDAALYDALYDRHKTPAAWSPYPDAAKVLSVLGQRGVRVGVVSNIGWDLRPVFREHGLDAYVDAYVLSYEHGVEKPHPRLFSLACEALGADPRDVLMVGDSRPADGGAAALGCRVHFVDPLPVAERPDALLPVLDLAG from the coding sequence ATGACTGCCGTACTGCTCGACTTCTCCGGAACCCTCTTCCGCGCCGAGTCCGCCGAGTCCTGGCTGCGCGCCGTGCTGACCGAGGCCGGCATCGCTCTTCCCGAATCCGAACTGGTCCAGACAGCACGGACGTTGGAGAGCGTCGGGGCCCTGCCGGGCGGCGCGTACCCGGACGAGATACCGGAGGATCTCGCCGAGGTGTGGGCGGACCGCGACCGGAACTCCGAGGCGCACCGGGCCGCGTACACCGGCCTGGCCCGTCGCGTGCCGCTGCCCGATGCCGCGCTGTACGACGCGCTGTACGACCGGCACAAAACCCCGGCCGCCTGGTCCCCGTACCCCGACGCGGCGAAGGTGCTGAGCGTCCTCGGCCAGCGGGGTGTCCGTGTCGGTGTGGTCAGCAACATCGGGTGGGATCTGCGCCCGGTGTTCCGTGAGCACGGGCTCGACGCGTACGTGGACGCGTACGTGCTGTCGTACGAACACGGCGTCGAGAAGCCGCATCCGCGACTGTTCTCGCTGGCCTGCGAGGCGCTCGGCGCCGATCCGCGGGACGTGTTGATGGTCGGCGACAGCCGACCGGCGGACGGCGGGGCGGCCGCGCTCGGCTGCCGGGTGCACTTCGTGGACCCGCTGCCGGTGGCCGAGCGGCCGGACGCGCTGCTGCCGGTCCTGGACCTGGCGGGCTGA
- a CDS encoding PaaX family transcriptional regulator C-terminal domain-containing protein, translating to MRMNVTVQPGESGELDLRPLSARSVVLSLLLGSHPPELPVKELVRLVEPFGVGGSTLRAALSRMVASGDLRRTDAVYGLSERLLARQRRQDDALHPRTRAWDGDWEMVVITATGRVPAERAELRARLAALRLAELREGVWLRPANLSRPLPDDLGRVAQSYTARPEGSPRELAAGLWLLDGWATTARALHTHVTAADLPADRLTGFAAVVRHLLTDPVLPAELLPADWPGTALRTAYADYQRELTGSVARRGVAPLTAHG from the coding sequence ATGCGGATGAACGTGACAGTGCAGCCCGGGGAATCCGGTGAGCTCGACCTGCGACCGCTGTCCGCGCGGTCGGTCGTCCTGAGCCTGCTGCTGGGCAGCCACCCGCCGGAGCTGCCGGTGAAGGAACTCGTCCGGCTGGTCGAGCCGTTCGGCGTCGGCGGCTCGACACTCCGGGCCGCGCTCAGCCGCATGGTGGCCTCCGGCGACCTGCGGCGCACCGACGCCGTCTACGGCCTCAGCGAGCGGCTGCTCGCCCGCCAGCGCCGCCAGGACGACGCTCTGCACCCGCGCACGCGCGCGTGGGACGGCGACTGGGAGATGGTCGTGATCACGGCGACCGGCCGCGTCCCCGCCGAACGCGCCGAGCTGCGCGCGAGGTTGGCCGCCCTGCGGCTGGCCGAACTCCGCGAGGGCGTCTGGCTGCGTCCCGCCAATCTGAGCCGGCCCCTGCCGGACGATCTGGGGCGGGTGGCGCAGTCGTACACCGCCCGCCCGGAGGGTTCCCCGCGGGAGCTGGCGGCCGGCCTGTGGCTGCTGGACGGCTGGGCCACCACCGCCCGCGCCCTGCACACCCATGTGACGGCGGCCGACCTCCCGGCCGACCGCCTCACCGGATTCGCGGCGGTCGTACGGCACCTGCTCACGGACCCCGTGCTTCCCGCCGAACTCCTGCCCGCCGACTGGCCGGGCACCGCCCTGCGCACCGCCTACGCGGACTACCAGCGAGAGCTCACCGGATCGGTGGCCCGGCGGGGAGTGGCACCATTGACGGCCCACGGCTGA
- a CDS encoding acyl-CoA dehydrogenase family protein, producing MVSTPAPAQPQTPAQPQSPYATHDVTNQAPPLPPYDASQDAALLEGLRREGAGWAEAGIRELGLRAGSAEAQEWGEQANRHEPELRTHDRYGIRIDEVDFHPSWHRLMRVAVAEGLAGAPWAEDRSGAHVARTAGGLVWGHTEAGHGCPTSMTYAAVPALRAQPELAKVYEPLLTSREYDPGLRVPTQKRGLLAGMGMTEKQGGSDVRTNTTTATPTAEPGVYTLRGHKWFTSAPMCDVFLVLAQAPDGLSCFLVPRVLPDGTRNTFRVQRLKDKLGNRSNASSEPEFDGTVAWLVGPEGRGVKTIIEMVNCTRLDCVMSSATLMRKTLVEAGHHVRYRSAFGARLIEQPLMRNVLADLALESEAATTLTLRLAGAADRAVRGDAGEQVFRRIATAVGKYWVTKRGPAFTAEALECLGGNGYVEDSGMPRHYREAPLLSIWEGSGNVNALDVLRALGREPATAEALFAELALARGADTRLDAAVNRLKDRLGDADQMGARRLVELMALTLQASLLVRYAPSAVADAFCASRLGGDWGYAFGTLPGGTDLDAILGRALPDRD from the coding sequence ATGGTCTCGACACCCGCGCCCGCTCAGCCTCAGACGCCGGCCCAGCCGCAGTCTCCGTACGCCACGCACGACGTCACCAACCAGGCTCCTCCTCTGCCGCCGTACGACGCCTCGCAGGACGCGGCCCTGTTGGAGGGCCTGCGCCGGGAGGGCGCGGGCTGGGCCGAGGCGGGCATCCGGGAGCTGGGCCTGCGGGCCGGCAGCGCCGAGGCTCAGGAGTGGGGCGAGCAGGCCAACCGGCACGAGCCGGAGCTGCGCACCCACGACCGGTACGGCATCCGGATCGACGAGGTCGACTTCCACCCCAGCTGGCACCGGCTGATGCGGGTCGCGGTCGCCGAGGGACTGGCGGGCGCGCCGTGGGCGGAGGACCGGTCCGGCGCCCATGTCGCCCGTACCGCGGGCGGGTTGGTGTGGGGGCACACGGAGGCCGGCCACGGCTGTCCGACGTCGATGACGTACGCCGCCGTCCCCGCGCTGCGTGCCCAGCCGGAGCTCGCGAAGGTCTACGAACCGCTGCTGACCAGCCGGGAGTACGACCCCGGGCTGCGTGTGCCCACCCAGAAGCGCGGTCTGCTGGCCGGGATGGGCATGACCGAGAAGCAGGGCGGCTCCGACGTCCGCACGAACACCACGACGGCCACGCCCACCGCCGAGCCCGGGGTGTACACGCTGCGCGGGCACAAGTGGTTCACGTCGGCGCCGATGTGCGACGTGTTCCTCGTCCTGGCCCAGGCCCCGGACGGGCTGTCGTGCTTCCTGGTGCCGCGGGTCCTGCCCGACGGCACCCGCAACACCTTCCGCGTCCAGCGCCTGAAGGACAAGCTGGGCAACCGGTCCAACGCGTCCTCCGAGCCGGAGTTCGACGGGACGGTGGCGTGGCTGGTCGGGCCCGAGGGGCGCGGCGTGAAGACCATCATCGAGATGGTCAACTGCACGCGGCTGGACTGCGTGATGTCGTCCGCGACTCTCATGCGCAAGACGCTCGTCGAAGCCGGTCACCATGTGCGGTACCGCAGCGCGTTCGGGGCGCGGCTCATCGAACAGCCGTTGATGCGCAACGTCTTGGCGGATCTGGCGCTGGAGTCGGAGGCGGCCACGACGCTCACGCTGCGGCTGGCGGGGGCGGCGGACCGGGCGGTGCGCGGGGACGCCGGGGAGCAGGTCTTCCGGCGCATCGCCACCGCCGTCGGCAAGTACTGGGTCACCAAGCGCGGTCCGGCCTTCACCGCGGAGGCTCTGGAGTGCCTCGGCGGCAACGGGTACGTGGAGGACTCCGGCATGCCCCGGCACTACCGGGAGGCCCCCCTGCTGTCGATCTGGGAGGGCTCGGGGAACGTCAACGCCCTCGACGTGCTGCGGGCGCTCGGCCGTGAACCCGCCACCGCGGAGGCCCTGTTCGCCGAACTCGCCCTGGCGCGGGGGGCGGACACCCGGCTGGACGCCGCCGTGAACCGGCTGAAGGACCGGCTGGGCGACGCCGACCAGATGGGCGCCCGCAGGCTGGTGGAACTGATGGCCCTGACCCTGCAGGCCTCCCTGCTGGTCCGGTACGCGCCGTCCGCCGTCGCCGACGCCTTCTGCGCGAGCCGACTGGGCGGGGACTGGGGGTACGCGTTCGGAACTCTGCCCGGTGGAACGGACCTTGACGCGATTCTCGGCCGCGCACTGCCGGATCGGGACTGA
- a CDS encoding phosphatase PAP2 family protein yields MAQPPHDTPPVATSPHHPVHRAAVSVAAVLTACSALLLTLVAIRWRPLMSVDGDVAGTTHRWAVDDRGLTHAFRILTDWVWDPLTMRLVCAAAVVWLVWRRSAWWTALWLAVVCALAALFQQLLKAAVDRPRPVWPNPVDSAHYSAFPSGHAMTATVVCGLLLWLLHHLGAGRALWRTALVASVVSVAGVGLTRVWLGVHWLSDVIGGWLLGALVVALAVVAYEWGRGRAAAHPDRRTLRH; encoded by the coding sequence ATGGCTCAACCGCCCCACGACACACCGCCCGTTGCCACCTCGCCCCACCATCCGGTGCACCGCGCCGCCGTCAGCGTCGCCGCCGTTCTCACCGCGTGTTCCGCACTGCTCCTGACGCTGGTGGCGATCAGATGGCGCCCCCTGATGTCCGTCGACGGCGATGTCGCCGGCACCACCCACCGCTGGGCGGTCGACGACCGCGGCCTCACGCACGCCTTCCGCATCCTGACGGACTGGGTGTGGGACCCGCTGACGATGCGACTGGTGTGCGCGGCGGCCGTCGTGTGGCTGGTGTGGCGCCGGTCGGCCTGGTGGACGGCCCTGTGGCTGGCGGTGGTCTGTGCGCTGGCCGCACTGTTCCAGCAGTTGCTGAAGGCCGCCGTCGACCGCCCCCGCCCGGTCTGGCCGAACCCCGTCGACTCCGCCCACTACTCGGCCTTCCCCTCGGGGCACGCCATGACCGCCACGGTGGTCTGCGGACTGCTCCTGTGGCTCCTGCACCACCTGGGCGCCGGGCGCGCGCTGTGGCGTACGGCGCTGGTCGCGTCCGTGGTGTCCGTGGCCGGGGTCGGCCTGACCCGGGTGTGGCTGGGCGTCCACTGGCTCTCGGACGTGATCGGCGGCTGGCTGCTCGGCGCGCTGGTGGTGGCGCTGGCCGTGGTGGCGTACGAGTGGGGGCGGGGCCGCGCCGCGGCGCACCCGGACCGCCGGACTCTTCGTCACTGA
- a CDS encoding TetR/AcrR family transcriptional regulator encodes MSPRSASVNEELRRRSRERLLQAAVEVVGERGFEATTLSAIADRAGSARGLVSYYFPGKRQLVQSAVHRLMHRTLEEALEREPRTEDGRERLARAIDAILGLARDRPVLMRQHMAGLLQAEGFVQCPEQRRLSELLSDTVARYGSQDVSADYLMLRSLLMGAAYSALVPGVPMQVPVLRAELFQRYRLDWDMGVPPESEPVGGACEQDLSRFFATDEQRDPQE; translated from the coding sequence ATGTCCCCGCGCAGCGCCTCGGTCAATGAAGAATTGCGGCGGCGCTCCCGCGAGCGGCTTCTGCAGGCGGCGGTCGAGGTGGTCGGCGAGCGCGGGTTCGAGGCCACGACGCTGAGCGCCATCGCCGACCGGGCGGGTTCGGCCCGCGGACTGGTCTCGTACTACTTCCCCGGCAAGCGCCAGCTGGTCCAGTCCGCCGTGCACCGGCTGATGCACCGCACGCTGGAAGAGGCGCTGGAGCGCGAGCCGCGCACCGAGGACGGCCGGGAGCGGCTGGCGCGGGCCATCGACGCGATCCTCGGTCTCGCCCGGGACCGGCCCGTGCTCATGCGCCAGCACATGGCCGGACTCCTCCAGGCCGAGGGGTTCGTGCAGTGCCCCGAGCAGCGGCGCCTGTCCGAGCTGCTGAGCGACACCGTCGCCCGGTACGGCTCGCAGGACGTCTCCGCCGACTACCTGATGCTGCGCTCCCTGCTCATGGGCGCGGCGTACTCGGCCCTCGTTCCGGGGGTGCCCATGCAGGTTCCGGTGCTGCGGGCCGAGCTGTTCCAGCGCTACCGGCTGGACTGGGACATGGGCGTGCCGCCGGAATCCGAGCCGGTCGGCGGGGCGTGCGAGCAGGACCTGTCGCGGTTCTTCGCCACGGACGAGCAGCGGGATCCGCAGGAGTAG
- a CDS encoding DUF5134 domain-containing protein, translated as MHGPASPGWLLVALCAATGAYCLLRMRSSVEEQRSAAGGDALMGFGMAAMAVPAAAFTPPSWAWPAYAAVFGAAALRALWAVRGSRHHLHHLIGTAAMVYMAVVMAASPGSGHQGHGGAGVPSVTGALLLYFTGYVLLTGVRLVPGSVAVAASGGQPGWRDRPELARACRLSMGIGMVAMLLGL; from the coding sequence GTGCACGGACCGGCGTCGCCCGGCTGGCTGCTCGTCGCGCTCTGCGCGGCCACCGGCGCCTACTGTCTGCTGCGGATGCGCAGCAGCGTCGAGGAACAGCGGAGCGCCGCCGGCGGCGATGCGCTCATGGGCTTCGGCATGGCCGCGATGGCCGTGCCCGCCGCGGCGTTCACGCCGCCGTCGTGGGCGTGGCCTGCGTACGCGGCCGTGTTCGGGGCGGCCGCGTTGCGCGCCCTGTGGGCGGTGCGCGGCAGCCGTCACCACCTGCACCACCTGATCGGAACCGCGGCGATGGTCTACATGGCGGTCGTCATGGCCGCCTCTCCCGGCTCCGGCCACCAGGGGCACGGGGGTGCGGGAGTCCCCTCGGTGACCGGGGCGCTGCTTCTCTACTTCACCGGCTACGTGCTGCTGACCGGGGTGCGCCTCGTGCCCGGTTCGGTCGCCGTCGCCGCCTCCGGGGGACAGCCGGGGTGGCGGGATCGGCCGGAGCTGGCGCGGGCGTGTCGGCTGTCCATGGGGATCGGGATGGTGGCGATGCTCCTCGGGCTCTGA
- a CDS encoding exo-alpha-sialidase, whose protein sequence is MTEVLLAVGTRKGLFIGRRRGGTWEFDERPCFNAEAIYSVAIDTRGDSTRLLAGGDSAHWGPSVFHSDDLGHTWTEPARPAVKFPQDTGASLERVWQLHPAAAEPDVVYAGTEPAALYRSTDRGESFELVRPLWEHPTRSKWVPGGGGEGLHTIVSDQRDPRAVTVAVSTAGVFRTTDGGASWAPSNSGVQAVFLPDPNPEFGQCVHKVAQDAVDPDRLYLQNHWGVYRSDDAGAHWTDIGDSLPSTFGFAMAAHPRRGDTAYVFPINADSDRVPAGHRCRVYRTYDAGKSWEPLTSGLPTGDHYGTVLRDALCTDDADPAGVYFGNRNGEVFASADDGDTWRQLAAHLPDVLCVRAAVIG, encoded by the coding sequence ATGACCGAGGTACTGCTCGCGGTGGGCACCCGCAAAGGCCTGTTCATCGGGCGACGACGAGGTGGCACCTGGGAGTTCGACGAACGCCCCTGCTTCAACGCCGAGGCGATCTACTCGGTCGCCATCGACACCCGCGGCGACAGCACACGGCTGCTGGCCGGCGGGGACAGCGCCCACTGGGGCCCGTCGGTGTTCCACTCCGACGACCTGGGCCACACCTGGACCGAACCGGCCCGGCCCGCCGTCAAGTTCCCGCAGGACACCGGCGCCTCGCTGGAACGGGTCTGGCAGCTGCACCCGGCGGCGGCCGAGCCGGATGTGGTGTACGCGGGTACCGAGCCGGCCGCCCTGTACCGCTCGACGGACCGCGGAGAGAGCTTCGAGCTGGTCCGGCCGCTGTGGGAGCACCCGACGCGCTCCAAGTGGGTGCCGGGCGGCGGCGGTGAGGGGCTGCACACGATCGTCAGCGACCAGCGCGATCCGCGGGCGGTGACCGTCGCCGTCTCGACGGCGGGCGTGTTCCGCACCACCGACGGCGGGGCGAGCTGGGCTCCGTCCAACTCCGGTGTGCAGGCGGTGTTCCTGCCGGACCCGAACCCGGAGTTCGGCCAGTGCGTGCACAAGGTGGCCCAGGACGCGGTCGATCCGGACCGGCTGTACCTCCAGAACCACTGGGGTGTGTACCGCAGCGACGACGCGGGCGCGCACTGGACGGACATCGGCGACAGCCTGCCGTCCACGTTCGGCTTCGCGATGGCCGCGCATCCGCGCCGCGGTGACACGGCGTACGTCTTCCCGATCAACGCGGACAGCGACCGGGTACCGGCCGGCCACCGCTGCCGGGTCTACCGCACGTACGACGCGGGCAAGTCCTGGGAGCCGCTGACGTCCGGGCTGCCGACCGGCGACCACTACGGCACGGTGCTGCGCGACGCCCTGTGCACGGACGACGCGGATCCGGCGGGCGTGTACTTCGGCAACCGCAACGGCGAGGTGTTCGCCTCGGCCGACGACGGCGACACGTGGCGGCAGTTGGCCGCGCATCTGCCGGACGTACTGTGCGTGCGCGCGGCCGTCATCGGCTGA
- a CDS encoding M56 family metallopeptidase, whose product MMVPAALLLLGALAAVVAPRLLARADWPDREPVVALWVWQCVVAAVLLCCVLSMTLSAAAAWQSVRGNVFAPAPPAVVDAYALGATSPWAAATAVALACGGLWSGAMLVREVVRARRRRRLRRAELLVRAPKLPGEESGSDRLVVLEGERPDAWWLAGAAPRLVITTAALRRLQERQLDALLAHEQGHARARHDWLLHCSAALADGFPQVPVFAAFRDEMHRLVELAADDMASRRFGRLTTALALVELNEGRGVFGPGPTPQAHVPQRVHRLLTPPDRLPAIHRLRLTAAAALVPAIPVLVAFVPGLQALH is encoded by the coding sequence ATGATGGTCCCCGCAGCACTGCTGCTGCTCGGCGCCCTGGCCGCCGTCGTCGCTCCCCGGCTGCTCGCGCGGGCCGACTGGCCGGACCGCGAACCCGTGGTCGCGCTGTGGGTGTGGCAGTGCGTCGTGGCCGCCGTACTTCTGTGCTGCGTGCTGTCGATGACCCTCAGTGCGGCCGCGGCCTGGCAGTCGGTGCGCGGGAACGTCTTCGCTCCGGCCCCGCCCGCGGTCGTGGACGCGTATGCCCTGGGGGCAACCAGTCCTTGGGCGGCGGCGACCGCGGTGGCTCTGGCGTGCGGCGGGCTGTGGAGTGGGGCGATGCTCGTCCGGGAGGTCGTACGCGCCCGCAGGCGGCGTCGGCTGCGACGGGCCGAACTCCTCGTGCGCGCGCCGAAGTTGCCGGGCGAGGAGTCGGGCAGTGACCGACTCGTCGTGCTGGAGGGCGAGCGGCCGGACGCCTGGTGGCTGGCCGGTGCCGCGCCGCGACTCGTCATCACCACGGCGGCGTTGCGGCGCCTTCAGGAGCGGCAGCTGGACGCGCTGCTCGCCCATGAGCAGGGGCACGCGCGGGCCCGGCACGACTGGTTGCTGCACTGTTCGGCCGCGCTGGCGGACGGCTTCCCGCAGGTTCCGGTGTTCGCGGCGTTCCGCGACGAGATGCACCGGCTGGTCGAACTGGCCGCCGACGACATGGCCTCGCGCCGCTTCGGCCGGCTGACCACGGCGCTGGCGCTCGTCGAACTCAACGAGGGCCGGGGCGTGTTCGGCCCGGGTCCCACCCCGCAGGCCCACGTCCCGCAGCGTGTGCACCGCCTGCTCACTCCCCCGGACCGCCTTCCGGCGATCCACCGCCTGCGTCTGACCGCGGCGGCCGCGCTCGTCCCCGCGATCCCGGTACTGGTGGCCTTCGTACCGGGGCTCCAGGCGCTCCACTAG